From the genome of Prevotella herbatica, one region includes:
- a CDS encoding fimbrial protein yields the protein MRTKPAILAFFALATIAMQGLLTSCAGDENLSTEKPSTGTQTLKINLKPADTRAAAYTDPGTDAENKINRVTIGIFDKNLDTNGKYPVKTIQDASDPTAPSITTSQLAEGDKVLVAVNAPAGTFTGAKDMADFESKTLGIDDALAGGNPSATIVVNNNLPMFGISTIAGSSPTFSASVDVYHMVSKITLRSLSVNFSATGAYSAATFKPTAVFLSNVPDKLDFYPVDAANMTSYSTFATVGTPQQGESGVSLNLKSYLGTASPIGFTPVNPTLSGVNTGSTYNWGIVSPSVTNILYLYSMPSSAATSTRLVIRGDFDPDGTGANKVPVYYPVNINYNSSVGTIPDGGTAKQIYPNKNYIIDVTIQGKGSSDPTVPIDPENATANITVQSFTPANQSNVFN from the coding sequence ATGAGAACAAAACCAGCAATACTAGCCTTCTTCGCATTGGCAACCATTGCCATGCAGGGCTTATTAACATCATGCGCAGGTGATGAAAACCTGAGCACAGAGAAGCCTTCAACGGGTACTCAGACCCTGAAGATAAATCTGAAACCTGCCGACACTCGTGCGGCAGCCTATACAGATCCTGGTACGGATGCTGAGAATAAAATCAACCGCGTCACGATAGGTATCTTTGACAAGAACCTTGACACAAATGGTAAATATCCGGTCAAGACTATACAGGATGCCTCAGATCCTACAGCTCCTTCTATCACGACAAGTCAGCTTGCTGAAGGTGATAAGGTCCTTGTTGCAGTGAATGCTCCAGCTGGAACCTTTACTGGTGCCAAGGATATGGCAGACTTTGAGAGCAAAACGCTTGGTATTGACGATGCCCTTGCAGGCGGAAATCCTTCTGCCACAATTGTTGTCAATAACAATCTTCCCATGTTTGGTATCAGCACCATTGCTGGATCATCACCAACCTTTTCAGCCTCTGTAGACGTATATCACATGGTATCAAAGATTACCCTCAGATCACTCAGCGTGAACTTCAGTGCCACTGGTGCCTACTCGGCTGCAACGTTCAAACCTACTGCTGTTTTCCTGTCAAATGTTCCTGATAAGCTTGACTTTTATCCTGTAGACGCCGCTAATATGACAAGCTACTCTACCTTTGCCACCGTGGGAACCCCTCAGCAAGGAGAATCAGGAGTTTCTTTAAACCTCAAGTCGTATCTTGGCACAGCTTCACCTATAGGCTTCACTCCAGTGAATCCTACGCTGAGCGGCGTGAATACAGGTAGCACTTATAACTGGGGAATCGTATCCCCGTCAGTGACTAATATTCTCTATCTTTATAGCATGCCTAGTAGTGCAGCAACCTCAACCCGCCTTGTTATCAGAGGTGATTTCGATCCTGACGGTACAGGTGCTAATAAAGTTCCAGTCTACTATCCTGTCAACATCAACTATAACTCATCAGTCGGTACTATACCTGACGGTGGCACTGCAAAGCAGATCTATCCAAACAAGAACTATATCATCGACGTGACTATTCAGGGCAAGGGTTCTTCTGATCCTACTGTTCCTATAGACCCTGAGAACGCAACGGCAAACATCACAGTGCAGTCTTTTACACCCGCTAATCAGAGTAATGTGTTCAACTAA